A single window of Rubripirellula lacrimiformis DNA harbors:
- the folK gene encoding 2-amino-4-hydroxy-6-hydroxymethyldihydropteridine diphosphokinase, whose amino-acid sequence MTFPTSPASWSAESGDPSKSQCLISFGSNLGDRGHSIAEAARILADSPLTVNFAASRLFETPPIGGPEGQDPFLNAVAAFDTDATARQVLAFLQETENQLGRQRRQRWGARSIDLDVVLHGELIGGGTGLVVPHPRYTARQFVLQPACDVAPHYRDPRFGWTIQQLSDHLGQSAASLALVGGQDLIRRQLCMRVADEHGVTVFTDPDAGIDLGSDRTVPWISSFVPVLPRIGPALPGTPVGGDLDADPNAGRVSGRVLDPAVPRLVTRIQRSTPDTAWPAPHQMWPSGWAWPEYRLEVDDMDWAVSELVSALASMQCPIQPVTSDGAWWTELI is encoded by the coding sequence GTGACATTTCCTACGTCGCCTGCGTCTTGGTCCGCCGAATCGGGGGATCCAAGCAAGTCTCAGTGTTTGATCAGTTTCGGAAGCAATCTAGGCGACCGCGGTCACAGCATCGCAGAGGCCGCTAGGATTTTGGCCGACAGCCCGCTGACGGTGAATTTCGCCGCTAGCCGGCTGTTTGAAACGCCGCCGATCGGTGGACCCGAGGGCCAGGATCCGTTTCTAAACGCTGTGGCGGCGTTCGATACCGACGCGACCGCGCGGCAGGTGTTGGCGTTTTTGCAGGAAACCGAAAACCAGCTGGGCCGCCAACGACGGCAGCGGTGGGGAGCCCGGTCGATCGATCTGGACGTGGTGCTGCACGGTGAATTGATCGGCGGAGGCACAGGGTTGGTTGTGCCACATCCACGCTACACCGCGAGGCAATTTGTGTTGCAACCGGCTTGTGACGTCGCCCCACACTATCGGGACCCGCGGTTCGGGTGGACGATCCAGCAATTGTCGGATCATCTCGGGCAATCCGCAGCGTCATTGGCCCTGGTCGGTGGCCAGGATCTGATCCGCCGCCAACTGTGCATGCGTGTGGCGGACGAACATGGCGTCACGGTCTTTACCGATCCCGATGCCGGTATCGATCTGGGATCCGATAGGACGGTGCCATGGATTTCTAGCTTTGTGCCGGTGCTGCCTCGCATCGGCCCGGCGCTGCCCGGCACGCCTGTGGGTGGCGACCTTGACGCTGATCCGAACGCTGGCCGGGTGTCTGGCCGGGTTCTTGATCCGGCGGTCCCGCGTTTGGTGACGCGGATCCAGCGATCCACGCCCGATACCGCGTGGCCAGCGCCGCACCAGATGTGGCCGTCGGGCTGGGCTTGGCCCGAATACCGCTTGGAAGTGGACGACATGGATTGGGCGGTTTCTGAACTCGTTTCGGCGCTGGCGTCGATGCAGTGCCCGATCCAACCGGTGACCAGCGATGGGGCTTGGTGGACCGAGCTGATCTGA
- a CDS encoding ArsR/SmtB family transcription factor produces the protein MTDPCDPPGGFQPAPKNGIAADAIVVAEDLSDDQRQRIAKALADPQRFAILDCIAARTEIPCKALVAEFPVTQATISHHLKELVAAGLIHSRRDGQMAILSCRRDVCAAYANVLTLRLVAPPIPPSTELPA, from the coding sequence ATGACCGACCCGTGTGACCCACCCGGCGGCTTCCAGCCTGCCCCGAAAAACGGAATTGCTGCCGACGCGATCGTCGTTGCGGAGGATCTTAGCGATGACCAGCGTCAGCGGATCGCCAAAGCACTGGCTGATCCTCAGCGATTTGCCATCTTGGACTGCATTGCCGCACGGACAGAGATTCCTTGCAAGGCGTTGGTGGCCGAGTTTCCGGTGACTCAGGCAACGATCTCGCACCACTTGAAGGAACTGGTCGCGGCCGGTTTGATCCATTCACGTCGCGACGGGCAAATGGCGATTTTGTCCTGTCGCCGCGATGTTTGCGCCGCCTATGCGAATGTGTTGACCCTGCGTTTGGTCGCTCCGCCGATTCCGCCTTCCACCGAGCTGCCGGCGTGA
- a CDS encoding CPBP family intramembrane glutamic endopeptidase — protein sequence MDDEQPEMQSANEVFVTTVLFESALGVLAILLGWGLGPDAREMIPEIHWSAFVPAIDWDAVMPIASGIGYGFLAAFPMLAAIEVLRRIPWEPVRALERLNDDGAVAALLQLRTSEMIVISLCAGIGEELLFRGWLMYWIADGWTMAQSADSSPTVAIVAGLIVSSIAFGLVHPLTKLYIAVAAVMGVYFGVLLMYSGNLLVPIVAHATYDALQLIMTARSGRRENSEKNGRVAAS from the coding sequence ATGGACGACGAGCAACCCGAAATGCAATCGGCCAACGAAGTCTTCGTAACAACGGTGCTGTTCGAATCGGCGCTCGGCGTGCTCGCGATCCTGTTGGGCTGGGGATTGGGACCGGACGCCCGCGAGATGATCCCCGAGATTCACTGGTCCGCATTCGTCCCGGCCATCGACTGGGACGCCGTGATGCCGATCGCCAGCGGAATCGGATACGGTTTTTTGGCTGCATTCCCGATGTTGGCCGCGATCGAGGTCCTACGACGAATTCCATGGGAACCCGTCCGAGCCCTGGAACGGCTTAACGACGATGGCGCGGTCGCCGCGCTGTTGCAACTGCGGACGTCGGAAATGATCGTGATCAGCCTGTGCGCGGGAATCGGCGAAGAATTGCTGTTCCGCGGCTGGCTGATGTACTGGATCGCCGACGGCTGGACGATGGCGCAATCGGCGGACAGTTCGCCCACGGTTGCGATCGTGGCTGGCCTGATCGTGTCGTCGATCGCGTTTGGATTGGTGCATCCGTTGACCAAGCTGTACATCGCCGTGGCCGCGGTGATGGGCGTCTATTTCGGCGTCCTGCTGATGTATTCCGGCAATTTGCTGGTCCCGATCGTCGCCCATGCGACCTACGACGCCTTGCAGTTGATCATGACGGCCAGATCCGGCCGCCGAGAAAATTCAGAAAAGAACGGTCGCGTTGCCGCCTCATGA
- a CDS encoding PSD1 and planctomycete cytochrome C domain-containing protein, whose protein sequence is MKHPTAAACLASFLFTAGWIATACPSAIAEPTTSATDEHLRFFESRIRPLLIRRCYECHSGEDREGGLRLDTANSLTAGGDSGPAAIAGDPDASLLVAAIRYDGLEMPPDEPLSATEKGDIERWIRDGAAWPIQTEAGHGETDLDDAPWWAAEPITRPVVPAPVPGVDSPTAIDRFIDAQLDAQGLHRAPHTDRRSLIRRLSYDLLGVPPSPDAIRQFVQDRRPNAYARLVESMFADPAYGTRMGRLWLDLVRYAESDGYRADAYRPQAWRYRDFVVDAFNSKMPYDEFVQLQIAGDEIAPNDDRALAAAGFLRLGIFEYNQRDAEGQWEVIVDEMTDVTADVFLSTGLACAKCHDHKFDPIPRSDYFRFRSVFEPVLFVDRQQPPPPSREVQSLLDELRAVESDTLEKMGEAQVDRFPEEVQAAYRKPAANRNSYEHQLHYIVARQVVEEALQDGKIKSALGKERYERRAEILRQLDQRDANPYAPADLISVVDAEGEIRPTRLPGRSQGKQFSPGVPEIFGGQDLAPTPPIDAPSSTGRRSALARWITDAHNPITPRVMVNRLWQYHFGQGLATSPNDFGRLGQPPSHPELLDHLANRLVDSGWSIEAIQRELVTSATYQQSAIHPDAESALAIDASNRLHWHRTVRRLDAEQYRDTLLVAMDNLIDQMNGPGPSGTQGRRSIYIRRYRNRTDEMLGALDAPPGIVGTAKRDVTTTAPQSLMMLNNARILHTAAQFASRVRKDVQTPQSGSSDGVIADDFAEQFIDRAHQILTGSPADPVTIELLGPLVTSGETGQVDACHVLLNSNAFLFVE, encoded by the coding sequence GTGAAGCACCCCACCGCTGCAGCCTGCCTAGCATCTTTTCTGTTCACCGCTGGATGGATCGCGACTGCCTGCCCATCGGCGATTGCCGAACCGACGACTAGCGCCACCGACGAACATTTGCGTTTCTTTGAATCGCGAATCCGTCCGCTATTGATCCGCCGTTGCTATGAATGCCATAGCGGCGAAGATCGGGAAGGCGGCCTTCGTCTGGACACGGCCAATTCACTGACCGCCGGCGGCGATAGCGGTCCAGCGGCGATTGCCGGGGATCCCGACGCCAGCCTGTTGGTCGCTGCGATTCGGTACGACGGACTGGAAATGCCGCCCGACGAACCACTGTCGGCCACTGAAAAAGGCGACATCGAACGCTGGATCCGCGATGGCGCCGCCTGGCCCATCCAAACCGAAGCGGGCCACGGCGAAACCGATCTCGACGATGCCCCATGGTGGGCGGCCGAACCGATCACACGCCCCGTGGTACCGGCACCGGTCCCCGGCGTCGATTCGCCAACTGCGATCGATCGATTTATCGACGCCCAATTGGATGCCCAGGGACTGCACCGTGCACCACACACCGATCGGCGCAGCCTGATTCGCCGGCTTTCCTATGACCTGCTGGGCGTGCCGCCGTCCCCCGACGCGATTCGTCAATTCGTCCAGGACCGTCGCCCCAACGCATACGCCCGACTGGTCGAATCGATGTTTGCCGACCCGGCCTACGGCACTCGCATGGGTCGCCTGTGGCTAGACCTGGTTCGCTATGCCGAATCCGACGGGTACCGTGCCGACGCGTATCGCCCACAGGCTTGGCGTTATCGAGACTTCGTTGTCGACGCGTTCAATTCAAAAATGCCCTACGACGAATTCGTGCAGTTGCAAATTGCCGGTGACGAAATCGCGCCCAACGACGACCGGGCGCTCGCCGCGGCCGGATTTTTGCGGCTTGGTATTTTCGAATACAACCAGCGGGATGCCGAAGGCCAGTGGGAGGTCATCGTTGACGAGATGACGGATGTCACCGCGGACGTCTTCCTGTCGACCGGACTGGCCTGTGCGAAATGTCACGACCACAAATTCGATCCGATCCCACGATCCGATTACTTTCGGTTTCGCAGCGTTTTTGAACCGGTTCTATTCGTCGACCGACAACAGCCACCCCCACCATCGCGCGAAGTCCAATCGTTATTGGATGAACTGCGGGCGGTTGAATCCGACACGCTTGAAAAGATGGGCGAAGCACAGGTCGATCGCTTTCCCGAAGAAGTGCAAGCGGCGTATCGAAAACCCGCGGCGAATCGCAACAGCTATGAACACCAATTGCATTACATCGTCGCCCGCCAAGTGGTCGAAGAAGCGTTGCAGGACGGCAAGATCAAGTCCGCGTTGGGCAAAGAACGATACGAACGCCGTGCCGAAATTCTTCGCCAATTGGACCAACGGGATGCCAACCCGTACGCACCTGCCGATCTGATTAGCGTCGTCGATGCCGAGGGCGAAATCCGGCCAACCCGGTTACCGGGCCGCAGCCAGGGCAAACAGTTTTCGCCTGGCGTGCCAGAAATTTTTGGTGGCCAGGACTTGGCCCCAACGCCACCGATCGACGCGCCATCGTCGACCGGCCGACGTTCCGCACTGGCGCGTTGGATCACCGATGCCCACAATCCGATCACCCCGCGAGTGATGGTCAATCGATTGTGGCAGTATCACTTTGGTCAAGGATTAGCGACTAGCCCGAATGACTTTGGTCGCTTGGGGCAACCGCCCAGCCATCCTGAACTGCTAGATCATTTGGCCAACCGATTGGTGGATTCGGGTTGGTCGATCGAAGCGATCCAGCGCGAACTGGTCACCAGCGCGACCTACCAACAATCTGCGATCCATCCCGACGCCGAATCCGCTCTTGCGATCGATGCATCCAACCGACTGCATTGGCATCGCACGGTTCGCCGATTGGATGCCGAGCAATATCGCGACACCCTGTTGGTTGCGATGGACAACTTGATCGATCAAATGAACGGTCCTGGTCCATCGGGTACCCAAGGCCGTCGTTCCATTTATATCCGACGATATCGCAATCGAACGGACGAAATGCTGGGGGCGTTGGACGCCCCGCCCGGCATCGTTGGAACCGCCAAACGCGATGTCACGACGACCGCTCCCCAGTCGTTGATGATGCTGAACAACGCCCGCATCCTGCACACCGCAGCTCAGTTTGCGTCTCGAGTTCGCAAGGACGTCCAAACGCCGCAGTCTGGTTCTTCCGACGGAGTCATCGCCGACGATTTCGCAGAGCAATTCATTGACCGGGCGCACCAGATCCTGACCGGATCCCCCGCCGATCCGGTCACAATCGAATTGCTTGGCCCGTTGGTGACCAGCGGCGAAACCGGTCAGGTCGATGCCTGTCACGTACTGCTAAACAGCAACGCATTCTTGTTCGTGGAATAG
- a CDS encoding DUF1501 domain-containing protein: MRSRREFLASAGAGFGAVALQGLMAETAMAESTSPIGLHHAPTAKSVIFLFMEGGPSQMDTFDRKPLLNELAGKDLPTSFKAPILAMGEKNAPLLASKRKWSRHGESGLEISDWFPHTAAHADDLAIIRSCYGEGINHAGGCNLMNTGSILGGRPSLGSWITYGLGTENKDLPAFVVMKDKKSQPVNGVRSWGPGFIPATFQGTPIGDGPTGETIANLKLPAGMTAERQMRKLDLITQLNRQHADRLADVSTLDARIRSYELAARMQAAAPEAVDLSRESAETEALYGLDDKRTQPYGKICLLARRLVERGVRFIQLYSGTGSGWDAHSNIESNHSRYCGEVDRPIAGLLSDLKRRGLLDETLVVWGGEFGRTPMSEKGDGRDHNPTGFTMWMAGGGVRGGQTIGATDELGLYAIENRAHVHDVHASILHLMGLDRLKLSYNHQGRLERPTVNEGEMIRQLIS; encoded by the coding sequence ATGCGCAGCCGTCGTGAATTCTTAGCATCCGCCGGCGCCGGTTTTGGCGCAGTAGCGCTGCAAGGATTGATGGCCGAAACCGCGATGGCCGAATCGACATCGCCCATCGGACTGCATCATGCACCGACGGCGAAAAGCGTGATCTTTCTGTTCATGGAAGGCGGCCCGAGCCAGATGGACACGTTCGACCGCAAACCGCTGTTGAATGAATTGGCCGGGAAAGATCTCCCCACCAGCTTCAAAGCACCGATCCTGGCGATGGGCGAAAAGAACGCCCCGCTGTTAGCATCCAAACGGAAATGGTCACGTCACGGCGAAAGCGGGCTGGAGATCAGTGATTGGTTTCCGCATACCGCTGCCCATGCCGATGACTTGGCGATCATTCGATCTTGCTATGGCGAAGGCATCAATCATGCCGGCGGCTGCAATTTGATGAACACAGGATCGATCCTGGGCGGACGTCCCTCGCTGGGTTCCTGGATCACCTACGGGCTGGGTACCGAAAACAAGGACCTGCCCGCGTTTGTGGTCATGAAGGACAAAAAGAGCCAACCGGTCAACGGCGTTCGCAGTTGGGGTCCCGGTTTCATTCCAGCAACCTTTCAAGGCACCCCGATCGGCGATGGGCCGACCGGCGAAACGATCGCGAATCTAAAACTGCCTGCCGGGATGACCGCCGAACGCCAGATGCGGAAACTCGATTTGATTACCCAACTGAATCGACAGCATGCGGACCGGCTTGCCGATGTTTCGACATTGGATGCCCGCATCCGATCTTACGAATTGGCGGCCCGCATGCAGGCTGCTGCACCGGAGGCGGTGGACCTATCGCGTGAATCCGCCGAAACCGAGGCGTTGTACGGATTGGACGACAAACGCACTCAGCCGTACGGCAAAATCTGTTTGTTGGCGCGGCGGTTGGTCGAACGCGGCGTCCGATTCATCCAACTCTATAGCGGCACCGGCAGCGGCTGGGACGCGCACTCGAACATCGAATCCAATCACTCCCGATACTGTGGCGAAGTCGACCGTCCTATCGCCGGACTGTTGTCGGACTTGAAGCGACGTGGCCTGCTGGACGAAACGTTGGTCGTTTGGGGCGGAGAATTTGGTCGCACGCCGATGAGCGAAAAGGGAGATGGCCGCGATCACAATCCAACCGGGTTCACGATGTGGATGGCCGGTGGCGGCGTCCGCGGTGGGCAAACCATCGGTGCGACCGACGAATTGGGGCTGTACGCGATCGAGAATCGGGCCCACGTCCACGACGTGCACGCCAGTATCTTGCACCTGATGGGACTGGACCGACTAAAGTTGTCTTATAATCACCAGGGTCGACTCGAACGCCCGACCGTCAACGAAGGTGAAATGATCCGGCAATTGATCAGCTGA
- a CDS encoding ThuA domain-containing protein — MRLFAILCFSLAVISCSQADDGPLVYQGESGPGAGRHIVFLAGDHEYRSEEALPAMARVMAKNLGFKCTVLFNVDPETGFIHPGNSNMPHTDVIETADLLVFGLRFQNFPAEQMQPIVDYLERGGPVVGTRTSTHAFKIPANSAFARFDHQYRGEEMKGGFGRQILGETWVSHYGKNHVMSTRLDIVPEQADHPILRGVKNPWVEAGGYWVDPMPGSLVLANAQPLDGMTPDSPPAKDKSPCPGVWVRTYTGKDDQSGRVFTTTYGASEDLRNDGFRRMLINGSMWAMGMEDAITGDLNVDLVGPYHPSTFRFNGFRRGVRPLDLAGWDTPIMAPSKPTK; from the coding sequence ATGCGTTTGTTTGCAATCCTGTGCTTCTCTTTGGCCGTCATTTCTTGTTCCCAAGCGGACGACGGTCCGCTGGTTTACCAGGGCGAATCGGGGCCAGGTGCGGGGCGACACATCGTTTTCCTAGCCGGTGACCACGAATACCGCAGCGAAGAAGCTTTGCCAGCGATGGCACGCGTCATGGCAAAGAACCTGGGTTTCAAGTGCACGGTACTGTTCAACGTGGATCCGGAAACCGGATTCATCCATCCGGGCAACAGCAATATGCCGCATACCGATGTGATCGAAACGGCCGATCTGTTGGTGTTTGGACTTCGATTTCAAAATTTCCCGGCCGAACAGATGCAGCCGATCGTGGACTATTTGGAACGCGGTGGCCCCGTCGTGGGGACGCGAACGAGCACCCATGCGTTCAAGATTCCCGCCAATTCGGCGTTCGCCAGATTTGACCACCAGTATCGTGGCGAGGAAATGAAAGGCGGTTTTGGCCGCCAAATCTTGGGCGAAACCTGGGTCAGCCACTACGGCAAAAACCACGTGATGAGCACTCGATTGGACATCGTGCCGGAACAGGCCGATCACCCGATCCTGCGAGGCGTCAAAAATCCGTGGGTCGAAGCCGGTGGATACTGGGTCGATCCGATGCCCGGCAGCCTCGTGCTGGCCAACGCCCAACCGTTGGACGGGATGACGCCAGATTCGCCGCCGGCAAAGGACAAGTCGCCCTGCCCGGGCGTCTGGGTCCGCACCTATACCGGCAAAGATGACCAGAGCGGCCGAGTATTCACGACGACCTACGGTGCCAGCGAAGACCTGCGAAACGATGGATTTCGCCGCATGTTGATCAACGGCAGCATGTGGGCGATGGGAATGGAAGATGCGATCACCGGGGATTTGAACGTCGACCTGGTCGGCCCCTATCACCCGTCGACATTCCGTTTCAACGGATTTCGCCGCGGCGTGCGTCCGCTAGACCTGGCGGGATGGGACACCCCCATCATGGCCCCGTCCAAACCCACCAAGTAA
- the carB gene encoding carbamoyl-phosphate synthase large subunit, which translates to MPARDDIKTILIIGSGPIVIGQACEFDYSGTQACKALREEGYRVVLVNSNPATIMTDPGTADATYIEPLSWQMIEKIIEKERPDALLPTLGGQTALNAAMELEANGVLEKYNVEMIGANTKVIAKAEERDQFKEAMEKIGLDVCEGYTVHTLEEARAALKKVGLPAVVRPSFTMGGSGSAIAYNKDEFDSLCQNGLDQSPVTEVLIEESIIGWKEYEMEVMRDVDDNVVIICSIENFDAMGVHTGDSITVAPAQTLTDREYQRMRDASLAVIREIGVETGGSNIQFAIKPDTGRMIVIEMNPRVSRSSALASKATGFPIAKIAAKLAVGYRLWELPNDITQKTKACFEPTIDYVVTKIPRFAFEKFPEADATLTTQMKSVGETMAIGRSFRESFQKAMRGLEVGAFGLGSDNRDKWGTEEQPDMDEITAKLSTPNAERIFHIRYAMKAGMSIDQIHEITHIDVWFLDHLSQIIEEETRLIEIGSLAKITRDDLWTAKRNGFSDRQLAHIFGTTETKVRTKRLELGLRPVFKSVDTCAAEFEAYTPYYYSTYEAETELPPKGDKKRIMILGGGPNRIGQGIEFDYCCCHASYALREIGIESVMVNSNPETVSTDYDTSDILFFEPLTIEDVLNICDAVQPDGVIVQFGGQTPLNLARGLQEAGVPIIGTSVDTIDAAEDRELFQQLINELGLRQPPSGIARNMEEARREGKLIGFPMLVRPSFVLGGRAMEICYDQPQFERYVAEAFVVADGQPVLIDRFLEDATEVDVDAVSDGTDCVIMGIMEHIEEAGVHSGDSACAIPPFSLSPAVIDEIRESTKRLAKRLQVIGLMNIQFAIKQEADGPIVYILEVNPRASRTAPFVAKATGVPLAGIATKVMAGMTLKELGITSEPIPRHVSIKESVFPFRKFAGVDIVLGPEMRSTGEVMGISNDFSIAFAKSQIAAGSVLPESGKIFMSLSSRNKEAAIAIGTELISLGFEILATSGTAARLKEGGVAVTQVKKLAEGHPNLIDYLKNDDVQLILNTPSGKGARTDEGRIRAAAVQAGVPCITTIAAAEVAVKAMKAMNEGSMEVESLQKRYADAE; encoded by the coding sequence GTGCCCGCCCGCGACGACATCAAAACCATCTTGATCATTGGCAGTGGTCCCATCGTGATCGGCCAAGCCTGCGAGTTCGACTATTCAGGAACTCAGGCCTGCAAGGCGCTTCGCGAGGAGGGGTACCGGGTCGTCCTGGTCAACAGCAACCCCGCCACGATCATGACCGATCCTGGTACCGCTGACGCAACCTACATCGAACCGCTGTCCTGGCAGATGATCGAAAAGATCATCGAAAAGGAACGCCCCGATGCACTGCTGCCGACATTGGGTGGCCAGACCGCGCTGAACGCAGCGATGGAACTGGAAGCCAACGGGGTGCTGGAAAAGTACAACGTGGAAATGATCGGGGCCAACACCAAGGTCATCGCCAAAGCCGAAGAACGTGACCAGTTCAAAGAGGCAATGGAAAAGATCGGACTGGATGTCTGCGAAGGGTACACCGTGCACACCTTGGAAGAGGCTCGCGCGGCGCTCAAGAAAGTCGGACTGCCAGCGGTCGTGCGTCCCAGCTTTACGATGGGCGGATCCGGATCAGCCATCGCCTACAACAAAGACGAATTCGATTCGCTTTGCCAAAACGGACTGGATCAATCACCGGTGACCGAAGTGCTGATCGAAGAATCGATCATCGGTTGGAAAGAATACGAAATGGAAGTGATGCGCGACGTGGATGACAACGTCGTCATCATTTGCAGCATCGAAAACTTTGACGCGATGGGCGTTCACACGGGAGACTCGATCACTGTCGCGCCAGCGCAAACGTTGACCGACCGAGAGTACCAACGGATGCGTGACGCTTCGCTGGCCGTGATCCGCGAAATCGGTGTCGAAACCGGTGGTAGCAACATCCAGTTTGCGATCAAACCCGACACCGGTCGAATGATCGTGATCGAGATGAACCCGCGGGTTAGCCGATCCAGTGCGCTGGCCAGCAAAGCGACCGGGTTCCCGATCGCTAAGATCGCCGCCAAGCTAGCCGTTGGCTATCGGTTGTGGGAATTGCCCAACGACATCACACAAAAAACAAAAGCCTGTTTCGAACCGACGATCGATTACGTCGTCACCAAGATCCCTCGCTTCGCCTTCGAAAAGTTTCCCGAAGCCGATGCGACGCTGACCACGCAAATGAAAAGCGTTGGCGAAACGATGGCGATCGGACGAAGTTTCCGAGAATCGTTTCAAAAGGCGATGCGTGGATTGGAAGTCGGCGCCTTCGGACTCGGCAGCGATAACCGCGACAAGTGGGGCACCGAAGAACAGCCCGACATGGACGAGATCACTGCCAAACTGAGCACGCCCAACGCGGAACGGATCTTCCATATCCGTTACGCGATGAAGGCCGGCATGTCGATCGACCAAATCCACGAAATCACTCATATCGATGTTTGGTTCTTGGATCACCTGTCTCAGATCATCGAAGAAGAAACTCGTCTGATTGAAATCGGGTCACTGGCGAAGATCACTCGCGATGATCTGTGGACGGCCAAACGAAACGGTTTCTCGGACCGCCAATTGGCGCACATCTTCGGAACCACCGAAACCAAAGTTCGCACCAAACGATTGGAACTGGGACTCCGCCCCGTGTTCAAGAGTGTGGACACCTGTGCGGCCGAATTCGAAGCCTACACGCCGTACTACTACAGCACCTATGAAGCGGAAACCGAATTGCCGCCCAAGGGCGACAAGAAACGCATCATGATTTTGGGTGGCGGTCCCAACCGTATCGGACAGGGGATCGAATTCGATTACTGCTGCTGTCACGCTAGTTACGCGCTTCGCGAAATTGGCATCGAAAGCGTGATGGTCAACAGCAACCCGGAAACGGTCAGCACCGATTACGACACATCCGACATCCTGTTCTTTGAACCGCTAACGATCGAAGACGTGTTGAACATCTGCGACGCTGTTCAACCCGATGGCGTGATCGTGCAGTTCGGCGGACAGACGCCGCTGAACCTGGCTCGCGGATTGCAAGAAGCGGGCGTGCCAATCATCGGCACCAGTGTCGACACGATTGACGCTGCCGAGGACCGCGAACTGTTCCAGCAACTGATCAACGAACTGGGACTGCGACAGCCACCGAGCGGCATCGCCCGGAACATGGAAGAAGCCCGCCGCGAAGGCAAACTGATCGGCTTCCCGATGCTGGTTCGCCCTAGCTTTGTGCTGGGGGGGCGAGCGATGGAAATCTGCTATGACCAACCTCAGTTTGAACGCTACGTTGCCGAAGCCTTTGTTGTCGCCGATGGCCAACCGGTCCTGATCGACCGCTTCCTAGAAGACGCGACCGAAGTCGACGTGGATGCGGTTTCCGACGGCACCGATTGTGTGATCATGGGCATCATGGAACACATCGAAGAGGCCGGCGTCCACTCCGGCGACTCGGCTTGTGCGATCCCACCGTTCAGTTTGTCGCCTGCCGTCATCGACGAGATCCGCGAATCCACCAAACGGCTTGCCAAACGATTGCAAGTCATCGGCTTGATGAACATTCAATTTGCGATCAAGCAGGAAGCCGACGGACCGATCGTCTACATCCTGGAAGTCAACCCGCGTGCCAGCCGCACGGCGCCGTTCGTGGCCAAGGCCACCGGTGTCCCCTTGGCGGGAATCGCAACCAAGGTGATGGCCGGCATGACGCTGAAAGAATTGGGCATCACGTCCGAACCGATCCCACGGCACGTGTCGATCAAAGAAAGCGTGTTCCCGTTCCGCAAATTCGCGGGCGTCGACATCGTGCTGGGGCCAGAAATGCGAAGCACCGGCGAAGTGATGGGGATCAGCAACGATTTCTCGATCGCATTTGCGAAAAGCCAAATCGCAGCCGGCAGCGTGCTTCCCGAATCGGGCAAGATTTTCATGAGCCTGTCGTCCCGCAATAAAGAAGCGGCGATCGCCATCGGCACCGAACTGATCAGCCTTGGATTCGAGATTTTGGCGACTTCGGGAACCGCAGCCCGATTGAAGGAAGGCGGCGTCGCTGTCACCCAGGTCAAAAAATTGGCCGAGGGACATCCGAATCTGATCGACTACCTGAAGAACGACGACGTGCAATTGATCCTCAATACGCCTAGCGGCAAGGGCGCGCGAACCGACGAAGGCCGGATTCGAGCTGCCGCTGTCCAAGCCGGGGTCCCCTGCATCACGACGATCGCGGCCGCAGAAGTTGCCGTCAAAGCAATGAAGGCGATGAACGAAGGATCGATGGAAGTCGAATCCCTGCAAAAACGATACGCCGACGCAGAATAA